In Arsenicicoccus sp. oral taxon 190, the following are encoded in one genomic region:
- a CDS encoding DUF5709 domain-containing protein, producing the protein MSDQFDLEPGDTTDDQSSFSVDDEDQLSAEDQLTDRGVDDLLDEGYSPPERPREVESYGITAQEQHDGETIDMRLQEELPDDPTDEHDPRAHVRPGEDRVGGDDSDAIAVEDDFLGDPEVGDRRAGRLMAPDEGAHEDEEKDLVAVDEGFSGGAASAEEAAVHIIDGDGDGDEADREYPRLG; encoded by the coding sequence ATGAGCGACCAGTTCGACCTCGAGCCCGGAGACACCACCGACGACCAAAGCAGCTTTAGCGTCGACGACGAGGACCAGCTGTCCGCGGAGGATCAGCTCACCGACCGTGGCGTCGACGACCTGCTCGACGAGGGCTACTCCCCGCCCGAGCGTCCCCGGGAGGTGGAGAGCTATGGCATCACCGCCCAGGAGCAGCACGACGGCGAGACCATCGACATGCGCCTGCAGGAGGAGCTCCCGGACGACCCGACCGACGAGCATGACCCGCGGGCGCACGTCCGACCTGGTGAGGACCGGGTCGGCGGCGACGACTCCGACGCCATCGCGGTCGAGGACGACTTCCTCGGCGACCCGGAGGTCGGCGACCGGCGGGCCGGGCGGCTCATGGCGCCCGACGAGGGGGCGCACGAGGACGAGGAGAAGGACCTCGTGGCCGTGGACGAGGGGTTCAGCGGCGGAGCCGCGTCGGCCGAGGAGGCCGCGGTGCACATCATCGACGGCGACGGCGACGGCGACGAGGCCGACCGGGAGTACCCCCGTCTCGGCTGA